Proteins encoded by one window of Streptomyces sp. ALI-76-A:
- a CDS encoding DUF5941 domain-containing protein, with the protein MSTAILTGQPVPGSSIEGDLRSLGFDVRIASDAAETETLLARIPGDQRVAVVDGRFVGHVHALRLGLTDPRFPLAAVPGAVTAQPAGRQALTRAVARENSAGGGTALAVESLADRIVTALDADGTAVHRPELGSLVAVVPADPQARNEARQAVSAVDDEAVRLKSAVKARDGFFTTYFVSPYSRYLARWCARRGLTPNQVTTASLFTALIAAACAATGTRGGFVAAGVLLIASFVLDCTDGQLARYSLQYSTLGAWLDATFDRAKEYAYYAGLALGAARGGDDVWALALGAMVLQTCRHVVDFSFNEANHDATANTSPTAALSDRLDSVGWTVWIRRMIVLPIGERWAMIAVLTAATTPRVTFYALLVGCAFAATYTTAGRVLRSLTRKAQRTDRAARALADLADNGPLASLVARVTPVRLGAPLLLALGGTAVLAVSLFSGVTWAPVLGAAVYTVTAGQALCRPLKGALDWLVPPLFRAAEYGTVLILAAQADVNGALPAAFGLVAAVAYHHYDTVYRIRGDAGAPPAWLVRVIGGQEGRTLFVTVLAAALTASQFKAALTVLAVAVALVVLLESIRFWVSAGAPAVHDEGEPA; encoded by the coding sequence TTGTCGACCGCCATCCTCACCGGTCAGCCGGTCCCCGGATCGTCGATCGAAGGCGATCTGCGGTCCCTCGGCTTCGACGTACGGATCGCCTCCGACGCCGCCGAGACCGAGACGCTCCTCGCCCGGATCCCCGGTGACCAGCGGGTCGCCGTGGTCGACGGCCGCTTCGTGGGCCACGTCCACGCGCTGCGGCTCGGCCTCACCGACCCCCGCTTCCCGCTCGCCGCCGTCCCGGGCGCCGTCACCGCCCAGCCGGCCGGCCGTCAGGCCCTGACCCGGGCGGTGGCACGCGAGAACTCCGCGGGCGGCGGCACCGCGCTCGCCGTGGAGAGCCTCGCCGACCGCATCGTCACCGCCCTCGACGCCGACGGCACCGCCGTGCACCGCCCCGAACTGGGCAGCCTGGTCGCCGTGGTGCCCGCCGACCCGCAGGCCCGCAACGAGGCACGGCAGGCGGTGTCCGCCGTCGACGACGAGGCCGTACGCCTGAAGTCGGCCGTGAAGGCCCGGGACGGCTTCTTCACCACCTACTTCGTCAGCCCGTACTCCCGCTACCTCGCCCGCTGGTGCGCCCGCCGGGGGCTGACCCCGAACCAGGTCACCACCGCCTCCCTGTTCACCGCCCTGATCGCGGCCGCCTGCGCGGCCACCGGCACCCGGGGCGGGTTCGTCGCGGCCGGCGTCCTGCTGATCGCCTCGTTCGTCCTGGACTGCACCGACGGCCAGCTCGCCCGCTACTCCCTGCAGTACTCGACCCTCGGCGCCTGGCTGGACGCCACCTTCGACCGGGCCAAGGAGTACGCCTACTACGCGGGTCTCGCCCTCGGGGCCGCCCGCGGCGGCGACGACGTGTGGGCGCTCGCGCTCGGCGCGATGGTCCTGCAGACCTGCCGGCACGTCGTCGACTTCTCCTTCAACGAGGCGAACCACGACGCCACCGCCAACACCAGTCCGACCGCCGCCCTCTCCGACAGACTCGACAGCGTCGGCTGGACGGTGTGGATACGGCGGATGATCGTCCTGCCGATCGGCGAGCGCTGGGCGATGATCGCCGTCCTCACGGCGGCGACCACTCCCCGCGTCACCTTCTACGCGCTGCTCGTCGGGTGCGCCTTCGCGGCGACCTACACGACGGCGGGCCGGGTGCTGCGGTCGCTGACGCGCAAGGCACAGCGGACGGACCGGGCGGCGCGGGCGCTGGCGGACCTCGCCGACAACGGGCCGCTCGCCTCACTCGTGGCGCGCGTCACTCCCGTCCGCCTCGGTGCCCCGCTGCTGCTGGCGCTCGGGGGGACGGCCGTGCTCGCCGTGTCCCTCTTCTCCGGCGTCACCTGGGCGCCGGTGCTGGGCGCCGCCGTGTACACCGTCACCGCCGGTCAGGCCCTGTGCCGCCCGCTCAAGGGCGCCCTGGACTGGCTGGTTCCCCCGCTCTTCCGCGCCGCCGAGTACGGCACGGTCCTGATCCTCGCCGCCCAGGCGGACGTGAACGGGGCCCTTCCTGCGGCTTTCGGGCTGGTCGCGGCGGTCGCCTACCATCACTACGACACGGTGTACCGCATCCGCGGCGACGCCGGGGCGCCCCCGGCCTGGCTGGTGCGCGTCATCGGGGGGCAGGAAGGGCGGACGCTGTTCGTCACCGTTCTCGCCGCCGCGCTCACCGCCTCGCAGTTCAAGGCCGCGCTCACGGTCCTGGCCGTGGCCGTCGCCCTGGTGGTGCTCCTGGAGAGCATCCGCTTCTGGGTGTCCGCAGGGGCGCCCGCCGTACACGATGAAGGAGAACCCGCATGA
- the galE gene encoding UDP-glucose 4-epimerase GalE produces MTWLITGGAGYIGAHVARAMAGAGERVLVLDDLSAGVPARLPAGVPLVRGSSLDAGLVKRVCAEHAVTGVVHLAARKQVAESVARPTYYYRENVGGLATLLEVVAEAGITRFVLSSSAAVYGDPGVDLITEDTPCAPVNPYGETKLAGEWLVRAAGRAHGISTVCLRYFNVAGAAAPELADTGVFNIVPMVFDRLTRDEAPRIFGDDHPTPDGTCVRDYIHVADLAEAHLAAARRLTENAVQGDLTVNIGRGEGVSVRELIAVIGEVSGDRRAPVVEGRRPGDAPRAVASAALAAETLGWSARRGVREMVESAWRGWLLHHGH; encoded by the coding sequence ATGACGTGGCTGATCACCGGCGGTGCCGGATACATCGGGGCCCATGTGGCGCGGGCCATGGCCGGAGCCGGCGAACGCGTCCTGGTGCTGGACGACCTGTCGGCCGGGGTGCCCGCGCGGCTCCCGGCGGGCGTTCCGCTCGTGCGGGGGTCCTCGCTGGACGCCGGGCTGGTGAAGCGGGTGTGCGCGGAGCACGCGGTGACGGGCGTGGTGCATCTCGCCGCGCGCAAGCAGGTCGCCGAGTCCGTGGCGCGGCCGACGTACTACTACCGGGAGAACGTCGGCGGTCTCGCCACGCTCCTGGAGGTGGTCGCGGAGGCCGGGATCACCCGCTTCGTCCTCTCCTCGTCCGCCGCCGTCTACGGCGACCCCGGCGTGGACCTGATCACGGAGGACACCCCGTGCGCCCCGGTGAACCCGTACGGCGAGACCAAGCTGGCCGGGGAGTGGCTGGTGCGGGCGGCGGGCCGGGCGCACGGAATCTCCACCGTGTGCCTGCGCTACTTCAACGTCGCCGGTGCCGCCGCGCCGGAACTGGCGGACACGGGTGTCTTCAACATCGTCCCCATGGTGTTCGACCGGCTCACCCGCGACGAGGCCCCGCGGATCTTCGGCGACGACCATCCGACGCCGGACGGCACGTGCGTCCGTGACTACATCCACGTCGCGGATCTGGCCGAGGCGCACCTCGCGGCGGCCCGGCGGCTGACCGAGAACGCCGTGCAGGGGGACCTGACGGTCAACATCGGGCGCGGCGAAGGCGTTTCCGTGCGCGAACTGATCGCGGTGATCGGCGAGGTGAGCGGCGACCGGCGCGCGCCCGTCGTCGAGGGCCGGCGTCCCGGGGACGCGCCGCGCGCGGTCGCCTCGGCCGCCCTGGCCGCCGAGACGCTCGGCTGGAGCGCCCGGCGCGGGGTGCGCGAGATGGTCGAGTCGGCGTGGCGGGGATGGCTGCTGCACCACGGCCACTGA
- the idi gene encoding isopentenyl-diphosphate Delta-isomerase: protein MPITPATATHSPSNGTADAILLELVDENGVTIGTAEKLAAHQPPGRLHRAFSVFLFDERGRLLLQQRAPGKYHSPGVWSNTCCGHPYPGEAPFAAAARRTFEELGLSPSLLAEAGTVRYNHPDPESGLVEQEYNHLFVGLVQSPPRPDPDEVGETVFVTPGELAERHAKDPFSSWFMTVLDAARPAVRELTGPSAGW, encoded by the coding sequence ATGCCGATCACACCTGCCACCGCGACGCACAGTCCGTCGAACGGCACCGCAGACGCGATCTTGCTGGAACTGGTCGACGAGAACGGTGTGACGATCGGCACCGCGGAGAAGCTCGCCGCGCACCAGCCGCCGGGGCGGCTGCACCGCGCCTTCTCCGTGTTCCTCTTCGACGAGCGGGGCCGGCTGTTGCTCCAGCAACGGGCGCCCGGCAAGTACCACTCCCCCGGTGTGTGGTCCAACACCTGCTGCGGCCATCCCTATCCGGGGGAGGCGCCGTTCGCGGCGGCGGCCCGGCGCACGTTCGAGGAGCTGGGGCTCTCCCCGTCGCTGCTCGCCGAGGCGGGCACGGTGCGCTACAACCACCCGGACCCGGAGTCGGGGCTGGTGGAGCAGGAGTACAACCACCTCTTCGTCGGGCTGGTGCAGTCCCCGCCGCGGCCGGACCCGGACGAGGTCGGCGAGACGGTCTTCGTGACCCCCGGCGAGCTGGCGGAACGGCACGCGAAGGACCCCTTCTCGTCCTGGTTCATGACCGTCCTGGACGCGGCCCGTCCCGCGGTCAGGGAGCTGACCGGACCGTCCGCCGGCTGGTGA
- a CDS encoding enoyl-CoA hydratase/isomerase family protein yields the protein MEPQLLHGVADAVATVVIHHPAKRNAMTAAMWRALPPLLDTLAADPGVRALVLTGEGGTFCAGADISTLRGSPKEAQELAVRAEEALAAFPKPTLAAVRGHCVGGGSQLAAACDLRFAEEGAQFGVTPAKLGIVYPASSTRRLVSLVGPATAKYLLFSGELIDAGRALRTGLVDEVLPEGELDGRVAEFTRILVSRSQLTQAAAKEFADGHTDRDDHWAGQAHGSGDTAEGVAAFLERRQPRFTWTASR from the coding sequence ATGGAGCCCCAGCTGCTGCACGGTGTCGCCGACGCGGTCGCCACCGTCGTCATCCACCACCCGGCCAAGCGCAACGCGATGACCGCCGCGATGTGGCGGGCGCTGCCGCCGCTGCTCGACACGCTGGCGGCCGACCCGGGCGTACGGGCCCTGGTGCTGACCGGTGAGGGCGGGACGTTCTGCGCGGGCGCCGACATCTCCACCCTCCGGGGCTCGCCGAAGGAGGCGCAGGAGCTCGCGGTGCGCGCCGAGGAGGCCCTCGCGGCCTTCCCGAAGCCGACACTGGCGGCGGTCCGCGGGCACTGTGTGGGCGGCGGGTCGCAGCTCGCGGCGGCCTGCGATCTGCGGTTCGCCGAGGAGGGCGCGCAGTTCGGGGTGACTCCGGCGAAACTCGGGATCGTGTATCCGGCGTCCTCCACCCGTCGGCTGGTGTCCCTGGTGGGACCGGCGACGGCCAAGTACCTGCTGTTCTCCGGGGAGTTGATCGACGCGGGGCGGGCACTGCGCACCGGCCTGGTGGACGAGGTGCTCCCGGAGGGCGAACTCGACGGGCGGGTCGCCGAGTTCACCCGGATCCTGGTGTCCCGCTCGCAGCTGACGCAGGCCGCGGCGAAGGAGTTCGCGGACGGTCACACGGACCGGGACGACCACTGGGCCGGACAGGCGCACGGCAGCGGCGACACCGCGGAGGGCGTCGCCGCGTTCCTGGAGCGCCGGCAGCCGCGGTTCACCTGGACCGCGTCACGTTGA
- a CDS encoding Tex family protein yields the protein MTTPLVGSIEGRIAEELGVRERQVRAAVELLDGGSTVPFVARYRKEATEMLDDAQLRAIEERLRYLRELEERRTAILDSVREQGKLTEELEARIRGAETKARLEDIYLPFKPKRRTKAQIAREAGLEPLADGLLGDPGVEPLAAAAAFVDADKGVADPQAALDGARAILTERFSEDADLIGELRERMWVRGRLVAKVREGKEEAGAKFADYFDFAEPFTALPSHRVLAMLRGEKEEVLDLVLEPEEPTDGPSSYEGTVAHRFGISDRGRPGDKWLKDTVRWAWRTRILVHLGIDVRMRLRTAAEDEAVNVFAANLRDLLLAAPAGTRATLGLDPGFRTGVKVAVVDATGKVVATDVIHPHVPANRWDEAIAKLARLSEEHAVELIAIGNGTASRETDKLAGELIAKHPELNLTKVMVSEAGASVYSASAFASQELPDMDVSLRGAVSIARRLQDPLAELVKIDPKSIGVGQYQHDLSEVKLSRSLDAVVEDCVNGVGVDVNTASAPLLSRVSGITSGLAENIVAHRDTNGPFTSRSQLKGVARLGPKAFEQCAGFLRIRGGDDPLDASSVHPEAYPVVRRMVKTAGSEVASLVGNTAVLRSLRPDDFVDETFGLPTVTDILRELEKPGRDPRPAFKTATFKDGVEKLSDLSSGMILEGVVTNVAAFGAFVDVGVHQDGLVHVSAMSKTFVKDPRDVVKPGDIVKVKVLDVDIPRKRVSLTLRLDDEAAPQERQQGAGGGERRQRGARPPQQRQNRGGGGGGGSRQAPPPGNSAMADALRKAGLVDPKKGRR from the coding sequence GTGACGACACCCCTCGTAGGGTCCATCGAAGGCAGGATCGCCGAGGAACTCGGCGTACGGGAGCGGCAGGTCAGGGCGGCCGTGGAGCTGCTCGACGGCGGTTCCACGGTTCCCTTCGTCGCTCGCTACCGCAAGGAAGCGACCGAGATGCTCGACGACGCGCAGCTGCGCGCGATCGAGGAACGGCTGCGCTATCTGCGGGAGCTGGAGGAGCGGCGGACCGCGATCCTGGACTCGGTGCGGGAGCAGGGCAAGCTCACCGAGGAGCTGGAGGCGCGGATCCGTGGCGCGGAGACCAAGGCCCGCCTGGAGGACATCTACCTGCCGTTCAAGCCGAAGCGGCGCACCAAGGCGCAGATCGCCCGCGAGGCGGGCCTGGAGCCGCTGGCCGACGGGCTGCTCGGTGACCCGGGTGTGGAGCCCCTGGCCGCGGCGGCCGCCTTCGTGGACGCCGACAAGGGCGTGGCCGATCCGCAGGCCGCCCTGGACGGCGCGCGGGCGATCCTCACCGAGCGGTTCTCCGAGGACGCGGACCTGATCGGCGAGCTGCGCGAGCGCATGTGGGTGCGCGGGCGGCTGGTCGCGAAGGTGCGGGAGGGCAAGGAGGAGGCGGGTGCCAAGTTCGCCGACTACTTCGACTTCGCCGAGCCGTTCACCGCGCTGCCCTCGCACCGCGTCCTCGCCATGCTGCGTGGCGAGAAGGAGGAGGTCCTCGACCTCGTCCTGGAGCCGGAGGAGCCGACCGACGGGCCGTCGTCGTACGAGGGGACGGTGGCGCACCGGTTCGGGATCTCCGACCGTGGCCGCCCCGGTGACAAGTGGCTCAAGGACACGGTCCGCTGGGCCTGGCGCACCCGCATCCTGGTGCACCTCGGCATCGACGTCCGGATGCGGCTGCGCACGGCGGCCGAGGACGAGGCGGTGAACGTCTTCGCGGCGAACCTGCGGGACCTGCTGCTCGCCGCACCGGCCGGCACCCGGGCGACGCTGGGCCTGGACCCCGGCTTCCGTACGGGCGTGAAGGTCGCCGTGGTCGACGCGACCGGCAAGGTCGTCGCCACCGACGTCATCCACCCGCACGTGCCGGCCAACCGGTGGGACGAGGCGATCGCCAAGCTGGCGCGTCTCTCCGAGGAGCACGCGGTCGAGCTGATCGCCATCGGCAACGGCACGGCCTCCCGTGAGACCGACAAGCTCGCCGGTGAGCTGATCGCCAAGCACCCGGAGCTGAACCTCACCAAGGTGATGGTCTCCGAGGCGGGCGCCTCCGTGTACTCGGCCTCCGCCTTCGCCTCGCAGGAGCTGCCCGACATGGACGTGTCGCTGCGCGGCGCCGTGTCGATCGCGCGCCGGCTCCAGGACCCCCTCGCGGAGCTGGTGAAGATCGACCCGAAGTCGATCGGCGTCGGCCAGTACCAGCACGACCTGTCCGAGGTGAAACTGTCGCGTTCGCTGGACGCGGTGGTGGAGGACTGTGTGAACGGCGTCGGTGTCGACGTCAACACCGCGTCGGCCCCGCTGCTCTCCCGGGTCTCGGGCATCACCTCCGGTCTCGCCGAGAACATCGTGGCGCATCGCGACACCAACGGTCCGTTCACGTCCCGCTCGCAGCTCAAGGGCGTGGCCCGGCTCGGCCCGAAGGCGTTCGAGCAGTGCGCGGGCTTCCTCCGCATCCGCGGCGGCGACGACCCGCTGGACGCGTCCAGCGTGCACCCCGAGGCCTATCCGGTGGTGCGGCGGATGGTGAAGACGGCGGGGAGCGAGGTCGCCTCGCTGGTCGGCAACACGGCGGTGCTGCGCTCGCTGAGGCCGGACGACTTCGTGGACGAGACGTTCGGTCTGCCGACCGTGACGGACATCCTCAGGGAACTGGAGAAGCCCGGACGCGACCCCCGGCCCGCTTTCAAGACGGCCACCTTCAAGGACGGCGTCGAGAAGCTCTCCGACCTGTCCTCCGGGATGATCCTGGAGGGCGTGGTCACGAACGTGGCGGCTTTCGGGGCGTTCGTCGACGTCGGCGTCCACCAGGACGGGCTGGTGCACGTCTCCGCGATGTCGAAGACGTTCGTCAAGGACCCGCGGGACGTGGTGAAGCCGGGCGACATCGTCAAGGTGAAGGTGCTGGACGTCGACATCCCGCGCAAGCGGGTCTCCCTCACACTGCGGCTCGACGACGAGGCTGCGCCGCAGGAGCGGCAGCAGGGCGCGGGCGGAGGCGAGCGCCGGCAGCGGGGCGCGCGTCCGCCGCAGCAGCGGCAGAACCGCGGAGGCGGAGGCGGAGGCGGCTCACGCCAGGCTCCACCCCCCGGCAACAGCGCGATGGCCGACGCCCTGCGCAAGGCGGGCCTCGTCGACCCGAAGAAGGGCAGGCGCTGA
- a CDS encoding ATP-binding protein, protein MENHGRGSGPRPADGTDETRDAGPPDPLPYEGVWRFTAPAADVSVPQARHAVRDLLYRQGVPASDDLVQALLLIVSELVTNAVRHAALLSPMLAVEVAVGARWVRVSVEDNHPYRPTALEADHGQTGGRGLLLVREVTREAGGACDVEHTASGGKVIWVALPLTPAERP, encoded by the coding sequence ATGGAGAACCATGGGCGCGGGTCCGGCCCACGCCCAGCAGACGGAACGGACGAGACCCGCGATGCCGGGCCGCCGGATCCGCTGCCGTACGAAGGCGTGTGGCGGTTCACCGCCCCCGCGGCCGACGTCTCCGTCCCGCAGGCGCGACACGCCGTACGGGACCTGCTGTACCGCCAGGGTGTACCGGCCTCGGACGACCTGGTCCAGGCCCTGCTGCTGATCGTCTCGGAGCTGGTCACGAACGCCGTGCGGCACGCGGCGCTGCTGTCGCCGATGCTCGCCGTGGAGGTCGCCGTCGGCGCGCGGTGGGTGCGGGTGTCCGTCGAGGACAACCATCCCTACCGTCCGACCGCCCTGGAGGCCGACCACGGTCAGACCGGCGGCCGCGGGCTGCTCCTGGTGCGCGAGGTCACCCGGGAGGCGGGCGGTGCGTGCGACGTGGAGCACACCGCGAGCGGCGGCAAGGTGATCTGGGTCGCCCTGCCGCTCACGCCCGCGGAGAGGCCGTAG
- a CDS encoding phosphocholine cytidylyltransferase family protein, translated as MIGLVLAAGAGRRLRPYTDSLPKALVPVGPAGIEGEPTVLDLTLGNFAEIGLTEVAIIVGYRKEAVYERKAALEQKYGLKLTLIDNDKAEEWNNAYSLWCGRDALKDGVILANGDTVHPVSVERTLLAARGDGKKIILALDTVKSLADEEMKVVVDPARGMTKITKLMDPAEATGEYIGVTLIEGDAAPELADALKAVWETDPQQFYEHGYQELVNRGFRIDVAPIGDVKWVEIDNHDDLARGREIACQY; from the coding sequence ATGATCGGCCTCGTGCTGGCGGCCGGCGCCGGACGGCGTCTGCGCCCCTACACCGACAGCCTTCCCAAGGCTCTGGTGCCGGTGGGGCCCGCGGGCATAGAGGGCGAACCCACGGTCCTGGACCTCACCCTCGGCAACTTCGCCGAGATCGGTCTGACCGAGGTCGCGATCATCGTCGGCTACCGCAAGGAGGCCGTGTACGAGCGCAAGGCCGCCCTGGAGCAGAAGTACGGCCTCAAGCTCACCCTCATCGACAACGACAAGGCCGAGGAGTGGAACAACGCCTACTCCCTGTGGTGCGGCCGTGACGCCCTCAAGGACGGCGTGATCCTCGCCAACGGCGACACCGTCCACCCGGTCTCCGTCGAGCGGACGCTGCTCGCCGCCCGCGGCGACGGCAAGAAGATCATCCTCGCCCTCGACACCGTCAAGTCCCTCGCGGACGAGGAGATGAAGGTCGTCGTCGACCCCGCCCGGGGCATGACGAAGATCACCAAATTGATGGACCCGGCCGAGGCCACCGGCGAGTACATCGGCGTCACCCTCATCGAGGGCGACGCCGCCCCCGAACTGGCCGACGCGCTCAAGGCCGTGTGGGAGACCGACCCGCAGCAGTTCTACGAGCACGGCTACCAGGAACTCGTGAACCGCGGCTTCCGTATCGACGTGGCGCCGATCGGCGACGTCAAGTGGGTCGAGATCGACAACCACGACGATCTCGCCCGTGGACGGGAGATCGCGTGCCAGTACTGA
- a CDS encoding cation diffusion facilitator family transporter codes for MGAGHDHGHAHGGGTATAAYRGRLRVALSITLTVMVVEIVGGVLADSLALVADAAHMATDAVGLGMALLAIHFSSRPPSDRRTFGYARAEILAALANCLLLLGVGGYVLYEAIQRFVTPADTEGGLTVVFGLVGLVANMISLSLLMRGQRESLNVRGAFLEVAADALGSLAVLISAVVILTTGWQAADPIASLAIGAMIVPRAWKLLGETLDVLLEAAPKGVDIAEVRAHILALDGVEDIHDLHAWTITSGLPVLSAHVVVRSDVLSAIGHEKMLHELQGCLGDHFDVEHCTFQLEPSGHAQHEARLCH; via the coding sequence ATGGGGGCTGGCCACGATCACGGGCACGCGCACGGCGGCGGTACGGCGACCGCCGCGTACCGCGGGAGGCTGCGGGTCGCGCTGTCGATCACGCTCACCGTGATGGTGGTCGAGATCGTCGGCGGTGTGCTCGCCGACTCGCTCGCCCTGGTGGCGGACGCGGCCCACATGGCGACGGACGCGGTGGGTCTGGGCATGGCCCTCCTCGCCATCCACTTCTCCAGCCGGCCCCCGAGCGACCGGCGCACCTTCGGCTACGCCCGCGCGGAGATCCTCGCCGCGCTCGCCAACTGCCTGCTGCTGCTCGGGGTGGGCGGCTACGTGCTGTACGAGGCGATCCAGCGGTTCGTCACGCCCGCCGACACCGAGGGCGGTCTGACCGTCGTGTTCGGTCTGGTCGGCCTGGTGGCGAACATGATCTCGCTGTCCCTGCTGATGCGCGGGCAGAGGGAGAGCCTGAACGTGCGGGGCGCGTTCCTGGAGGTGGCCGCGGACGCGCTGGGGTCGCTCGCGGTGCTGATCTCGGCCGTGGTGATTCTCACCACCGGCTGGCAGGCCGCCGACCCGATCGCCTCCCTCGCCATCGGCGCGATGATCGTGCCGCGCGCCTGGAAGCTGCTGGGCGAGACCCTCGACGTACTGCTGGAGGCGGCCCCCAAGGGCGTCGACATCGCGGAGGTCCGGGCGCACATACTGGCCCTGGACGGCGTCGAGGACATCCACGACCTGCACGCGTGGACGATCACCTCCGGGCTGCCGGTGCTGTCGGCGCACGTCGTCGTGCGGTCCGACGTGCTGAGCGCGATCGGCCACGAGAAGATGCTGCACGAGCTCCAGGGCTGCCTCGGTGACCACTTCGACGTGGAGCACTGCACCTTCCAGCTGGAGCCGAGCGGACACGCGCAGCACGAGGCCCGGCTGTGCCACTGA
- a CDS encoding ABC-F family ATP-binding cassette domain-containing protein, with the protein MTATLVAKNLAAGHGDRSLFSGLDLVVAPGDVIGLVGANGAGKSTLLRMLAGLTAPEEGELRLSPPSATVGHLPQEPERRPGETVRDFLARRTGVAEAQRLMDEATQALVDGAPGADDAYATSLERWLGLGGADLDERAEEVAGTLGLTVDLDLPMTSLSGGQAARAGLASLLLSRYDVFLLDEPTNDLDLDGLERLERFVSGLRAGTVVVSHDREFLTRTVTKVLELDLAQQQISLYGGGYEAYLEEREVARRHARGDYEEFADKKAALQERAQIQRSWMDKGVKNARRKAGNDNDKIGRKFRSEASEKQAAKARQTQRMIERLDVVEEPRKEWELRMEIATAPRSGAVVATLRDAEVRRGGFVLGPVSLQIDWADRIAVTGANGSGKSTLLGALLGRVPLDAGAGSLGSGVLVGEVDQARKLFHGPEALLDAFGAAVPDTEPAELRTLLAKFGLKAEHVLRPASTLSPGERTRAALALLQGRGVNLLVLDEPTNHLDLPAIEQLEAALDAYEGTLLLVTHDRRMLDAVHVTRRFEVTDGKVTER; encoded by the coding sequence ATGACTGCCACTCTCGTCGCCAAGAACCTCGCCGCCGGCCACGGCGACCGCTCCCTGTTCTCCGGGCTCGACCTCGTCGTCGCGCCCGGAGACGTGATCGGTCTGGTCGGAGCCAACGGCGCGGGCAAGTCCACGCTGCTCAGGATGCTCGCCGGCCTGACCGCACCGGAGGAGGGGGAGCTGCGGCTGTCCCCGCCGTCGGCGACCGTCGGCCATCTCCCGCAGGAGCCGGAGCGCCGGCCGGGCGAGACCGTGCGGGACTTCCTCGCCCGCCGCACCGGCGTTGCCGAGGCCCAGCGGCTGATGGACGAGGCCACGCAGGCCCTCGTCGACGGGGCGCCGGGCGCCGACGACGCGTACGCCACGAGCCTGGAGCGCTGGCTCGGCCTCGGCGGCGCCGACCTGGACGAGCGGGCCGAGGAGGTCGCCGGCACGCTGGGCCTGACCGTCGACCTGGACCTGCCGATGACGTCCCTGTCGGGCGGCCAGGCGGCCCGCGCCGGACTGGCGTCCCTGCTGCTGTCCCGCTACGACGTCTTCCTCCTCGACGAGCCGACCAACGACCTCGACCTGGACGGCCTGGAGCGCCTCGAACGCTTCGTGAGCGGTCTGCGGGCCGGCACCGTCGTGGTCAGCCACGACCGCGAGTTCCTCACCCGCACGGTCACCAAGGTCCTGGAACTCGACCTGGCCCAGCAGCAGATCTCCCTCTACGGCGGCGGCTACGAGGCCTACCTGGAGGAGCGGGAGGTCGCCCGGCGGCACGCGCGCGGCGACTACGAGGAGTTCGCCGACAAGAAGGCCGCCCTCCAGGAGCGGGCCCAGATCCAGCGCTCCTGGATGGACAAGGGCGTGAAGAACGCCCGCCGCAAGGCGGGCAACGACAACGACAAGATCGGCCGCAAGTTCCGCAGCGAGGCCAGCGAGAAGCAGGCCGCGAAGGCCCGCCAGACCCAGCGCATGATCGAACGCCTCGACGTCGTTGAGGAGCCCCGCAAGGAGTGGGAGCTGCGCATGGAGATCGCGACGGCCCCGCGTTCGGGCGCCGTCGTCGCGACCCTGCGGGACGCCGAGGTCCGGCGCGGCGGCTTCGTGCTCGGCCCGGTGTCCTTGCAGATCGACTGGGCGGACCGGATCGCGGTGACCGGAGCGAACGGCTCGGGCAAGTCCACCCTGCTCGGCGCCCTGCTGGGCCGCGTCCCCCTGGACGCGGGCGCCGGCTCCCTCGGCTCCGGTGTCCTGGTCGGCGAGGTCGACCAGGCCCGCAAGCTGTTCCACGGCCCGGAAGCCCTGCTGGACGCCTTCGGCGCGGCCGTCCCGGACACCGAACCGGCCGAGCTCCGCACGCTGCTGGCCAAGTTCGGCCTGAAGGCGGAACACGTCCTGCGCCCTGCGTCGACCCTCTCCCCGGGCGAGCGCACCCGGGCCGCGCTGGCCCTGCTCCAGGGCCGGGGCGTCAACCTCCTGGTCCTGGACGAGCCGACCAACCACCTTGACCTGCCGGCCATCGAACAACTGGAGGCGGCCCTGGACGCCTACGAGGGCACGCTGCTCCTGGTCACCCACGACCGCCGCATGCTGGACGCGGTCCACGTCACCCGCCGCTTCGAGGTGACCGACGGCAAGGTGACCGAACGCTGA
- a CDS encoding LPFR motif small protein — translation MFRAIADVLRQIGGAIATVVTLPFRAVARLFGGASSSTRSRRA, via the coding sequence GTGTTCCGTGCGATCGCAGACGTACTCCGCCAGATCGGTGGGGCCATCGCCACTGTCGTGACCCTGCCCTTCCGTGCGGTGGCGCGCCTCTTCGGCGGCGCCTCCAGCTCGACCCGCAGCCGCCGGGCCTGA